The following are encoded together in the Scytonema millei VB511283 genome:
- the tal gene encoding transaldolase produces the protein MATNHLLEIKEYGQSIWMDNLTRDLVQSGELKNLVENQGICGITSNPAIFEKAIAGNAIYDADIEAGIRAGLPTYKIYESLVFKDIRDACDILRPVYDASEGLDGYVSIEVPPTIAHDTQATINEARRYYQEIGRDNVMIKIPGTNAGLPAVEQVISEGINVNVTLLFSVQSYIETAWAYIRGLEKRAAEGKDISKISSVASFFLSRIDSNIDGKIDAALKAGVDRIEKEAKLRAVRGKVAIANAKIAYQEYKKIIQSDRWQALAAKGANVQRLLWASTSTKDPNYNDVMYVNELIGPETVNTLPPNTIDACADHCDVANRVESNVEEAYKLIENLKDPDVAIDIDQVMDELLVEGIDKFIKPFESLMQSLEEKVAKLSPV, from the coding sequence ATGGCAACAAATCATTTACTAGAGATCAAAGAATACGGTCAAAGCATTTGGATGGATAATTTGACCCGTGACTTAGTTCAGTCTGGAGAGCTGAAGAATTTAGTTGAGAATCAAGGGATTTGCGGGATCACTTCTAACCCAGCAATTTTTGAAAAAGCGATCGCGGGTAATGCGATCTACGATGCTGATATCGAAGCAGGGATTCGGGCGGGATTGCCGACTTATAAAATTTACGAATCCTTAGTATTTAAAGATATCCGCGATGCCTGCGATATCTTGCGTCCCGTATATGACGCTTCCGAAGGACTCGATGGATATGTCAGCATTGAAGTTCCTCCCACGATCGCCCATGATACACAGGCGACAATTAACGAAGCCCGTCGTTACTATCAAGAAATTGGGCGGGATAACGTGATGATTAAGATCCCCGGCACTAATGCAGGTTTACCAGCGGTTGAGCAAGTTATCTCAGAAGGGATCAACGTTAACGTAACGCTGTTGTTCTCAGTTCAAAGTTACATCGAAACAGCTTGGGCATACATTCGCGGTTTAGAAAAACGTGCGGCAGAAGGAAAGGATATTAGCAAGATTTCTTCTGTGGCTAGCTTCTTCCTGTCGCGGATCGATTCTAATATTGACGGTAAAATTGATGCTGCCCTCAAAGCAGGCGTAGACCGGATTGAGAAAGAAGCAAAATTAAGAGCCGTCAGAGGGAAAGTGGCGATCGCCAACGCTAAGATTGCTTATCAAGAATACAAGAAAATTATTCAAAGCGATCGCTGGCAAGCATTAGCCGCCAAAGGCGCAAACGTTCAGAGATTGCTGTGGGCTAGCACCAGCACTAAAGACCCTAACTACAACGATGTCATGTACGTTAACGAATTGATCGGTCCAGAAACAGTCAATACATTACCACCCAATACGATTGATGCGTGTGCCGACCACTGCGATGTAGCAAATCGCGTCGAGTCAAATGTCGAGGAAGCATACAAGTTAATTGAAAACTTAAAAGATCCAGATGTGGCGATCGATATCGACCAAGTGATGGACGAATTACTCGTGGAAGGGATCGACAAATTCATTAAACCCTTTGAATCGCTGATGCAGTCCCTGGAAGAGAAGGTTGCTAAGCTGTCACCCGTGTAA